In Schizosaccharomyces osmophilus chromosome 1, complete sequence, the genomic window CGTGAAGACGATCCCTAGTTACGCTTTGAATGGCACCatcctttctattttattttatttttaccGAAACATGGATTAATTGTTCTGACTGGAAAGGGTCAAGTATTGACATACAAAAATATACATAATCGCATACACGTAAcgatttttcattatttgtttcaacGTTATAGAGAAAAGCTATGTTCTTCTTAAAGAACTGAATGCGTGAAGTTGCATTCAACACAAATTTGGTAAAGGGGGACCATTAATAATATAGGTAGACATGCACGTCAAAAAGGTTTGGGATCTTTCGTGAATATTGGATTTGTGGAAATAGAATGCGTCAGAAAACGGACAAGAATGGTTTCCATCAAAATTGTTTCAAGTTATATTAGGTTATAATAATGAATGACAACGATGATCCTtcacaattttttcatttgaagCAAACTACTCTAGAACGCGAGTTGGCGACTCGAGAGGATGTAATTGTGCCAAGTAAGTTATGGCCCTTAATTTCGTTTCGTTAGCTATTGCATCGAGCAGAGTATGCACAATTGATTCCTTACCATAATATGTAGcagcaagaaaaagttaAGATTAAAGTCATTTGCCATGTactaaaaaagaaacgagtTAATAACAAACTCCAAAGAAAGCGGACACACAAACAAGAGATTGAGGGTAACGTTACATATCAAGAGATTGACTTGTAGGGCATGTAAGAATAGTTAAAGGCACTCACAATACGGGAAGTTCTTGTTAGGAAGTACAAGCAgccaaaaagaacaatcCCCGTCATTTCCCACTCCTTTTATTTCCAAACTTACTTTGTATTGCTTCCTTTTGGAGCAAAATAGTAAAAAACCACACACAGCAAAGCAGTGAGGAATCCAACTAAAAGAACAGAATACCCGCTCATGAATGTCTAAATTACAcgtaaaataaatataaaacaaCTTTTCTTACGTCCAAGTTGGATTCAACTACGCTGTCGTACGTTTTATTAAAGGTTACAAAGTCGTTACTTAATCCAAGCATAAAGCAAAGTAAAGACAAGATAGATCACAACTTGATGTATAGAAATATGTGTAGAGAAAATGCCATAATTAGTTTATAGTAGAAAAATTAAGAACTATTATTGAATCCCGTATTGAACAAACGCAGCTAAGAACAGCAGGCGCGAAAATTCTTGTATGACAGCTTGATTGATCGCTGATTTCGGGTTAttagttttctttcaaatgtCTACTCTTTtgattcattattttttgtttgacaTAGAGCACATAGTTGTTAGGCTGGGGAATACTCGTGTGCAAAACATACGTATCTTGAGATAAAATTCTtgtgtaaaaaaaatgcaaaagaaagaaagagaaggatGGGTAGGAGATTCCAAGCTCTAAGaggattcttctttttggaataaCGTTAAAAGGCCGAGTGCCCCTAACAAAACATATTTTAAGGTGGGATAGTCCGTCAACCAAATCGTAATCATTCCCAAGTAAGGGAAATATCCTCTGACAACACCAATTACATGCTTTTCACGATCCAAATAAGTCATGGTTCGTGGAAACAACCCAACGTCGTCGATTCGATTGTTATCACCCTTCGTTATAAATTTCGTTTCATTCCTATAAGTCCCTGGTTAGAATCTATCTCACACTagaatataaaattttcCTCAAGTACTTACTCTGATTCGTACAACTTGACAACTCGATGAACAATAGGGATCGGACGGTGCGGCAAAGAGTAAACGACAATGTCACCAATTCCCAACGAAGAGCCATACCAAATTTTCTGCCATAGAGAAGGATCCGAACCTTCCAATTGTTTCTCCAAAGCCGGTTTTCGATTATCCAGAAATAGTAAATCGCCTCTACGGAATGACGGCTCCATCGATTCAGACAATACAACAACAACAGGGCTTTCGCAGTCGGTCATTAACGATAACGTTTTATATCCCATAAATGCGCTCGAAAGCACAAGGAGCAGATTTAGAACCTGGGAAAGCACCTATCCATGAGTTAGACTACCCATTCTCGGTCTATAAACATTCGTTTATTTCCACACTCTGTGATCTCAAATTCCACGAAGCATAGaatatataaacaaaaggagCTAAATTCAGCTCCAAAAATCGTTCTTACCTGCcgaaaattcattttagTCTTCATCTTGCAAGCTGCGTCGTTTATGGGAAAGGACAAATGGTCGACAGTCAGTCTTTCTCACAAATGCAACAATGAGAATATGAATGTAATTCTTAAGAACGATAAAAGTAAGcttaaaaatgaaagaacGAAAGAGAAGAATCGATTTCAGACGATTTTcgcgtttgtttttggtttagtGAGCATCCGAACTCCATTGCTGCTATACTCAATATGGTATTAATGACACACTCGAAATATCGCTAATTGAATGCATGGCTCAAACTACTCAAGACCTTATAGGGTAGGGTTAAGACTGTTTTTTTCGTCAATAATCATAAAAAGTAATGGAGAAAATTATTGTTTGCACCCGGAGCATATAATCGAGGACGTCTTGATTTAACGCTACACTTTCTAATTAAAATGTCAACAGAAGGAGATTTTGTGCCCCAGGCTGAAGAAGTCGTCGAAAACGTTGAGGCTGTTGAGCAGGAAACTGCTCCTTCCACCCAATTGTCTGTCGAAGATGCTTTGAAGGAGGTTTTGAAGCGTTCCCTTGTTCACGACGGTCTTGCTCGTGGTGTTCGTGAAGCTTCCAAGGCCCTTGATCGTCGTCAAGCTCACCTTTGCGTTCTTTGCGAAAGCTGTGACCAAGAAGCTTATGTTAAGCTTGTTGAGGCTCTCTGTGCCGAATCCCAAACTCCTTTGGTGAAGGTTGCCGATCCTAAAGTTTTGGGTGAATGGGCTGGCCTTTGTGTCCTTGACCGTGATGGTAATGCTCGTAAAGTCGTTGGTTGCTCTTGCGTTGCCGTCACTGACTACGGTGAGGACTCTGTTGCTTTGCAAACTTTGCTTTCCAGCTTTTCTGCTTAAAGCTAGAAGCAATGGTTTTTCGATAGCAATACAATACATTCTTCAGCATGCAAATGAATTAGGACTGTAAATTGATAGTAGAGCAGTaagatttgtttacatttgtTATTTTATCGATACTTATTATAGCGATGAATCGT contains:
- the vma9 gene encoding V-type ATPase V0 subunit e, which encodes MSGYSVLLVGFLTALLCVVFYYFAPKGSNTNTWQMTLILTFSCCYILWAITYLAQLHPLESPTRVLE
- the sec11 gene encoding signal peptidase subunit Sec11, translated to MKTKMNFRQVLSQVLNLLLVLSSAFMGYKTLSLMTDCESPVVVVLSESMEPSFRRGDLLFLDNRKPALEKQLEGSDPSLWQKIWYGSSLGIGDIVVYSLPHRPIPIVHRVVKLYESENETKFITKGDNNRIDDVGLFPRTMTYLDREKHVIGVVRGYFPYLGMITIWLTDYPTLKYVLLGALGLLTLFQKEESS
- the rps1202 gene encoding 40S ribosomal protein S12; amino-acid sequence: MSTEGDFVPQAEEVVENVEAVEQETAPSTQLSVEDALKEVLKRSLVHDGLARGVREASKALDRRQAHLCVLCESCDQEAYVKLVEALCAESQTPLVKVADPKVLGEWAGLCVLDRDGNARKVVGCSCVAVTDYGEDSVALQTLLSSFSA